A single window of Coffea eugenioides isolate CCC68of chromosome 7, Ceug_1.0, whole genome shotgun sequence DNA harbors:
- the LOC113777124 gene encoding mitogen-activated protein kinase kinase kinase 17-like, translating to MENTYGDGVAWRRGPMLGKGSFGSVYLAISKNPSIHYSCFPLVMAVKSAEVSVSSSLQKEREVLSYLSGCPDIIQCIGDETTIDSDGRMFYNLLLEYGSGETLAYRIKKSGYRGLPLREVRCFAKSILKGLSYIHEVGIGHRDLKPENILLVPKSRKTNTGFIAKICDFGLARRVQKSKKRKLEHYFNGTPMYLSPEAMRDGVQGTPCDIWSLGCVVLEMLTGKPAWDEGMDEESVMNKIGKGAAVPKKPRNLCQTAKSFLNCCLKRMVKGRLSAKTLLRHPFVNGLSDDDDFDYDNGVLE from the coding sequence ATGGAGAATACATATGGGGATGGGGTTGCATGGAGGCGAGGTCCAATGCTAGGGAAAGGAAGTTTTGGCTCTGTTTATCTAGCAATTTCAAAGAATCCATCAATCCATTATAGCTGCTTTCCGTTGGTCATGGCTGTGAAATCAGCAGAGGTTTCGGTTTCAAGTTCGCTTCAGAAGGAGAGAGAAGTATTAAGTTATCTCAGTGGCTGTCCAGATATCATTCAGTGCATCGGCGATGAAACAACAATCGACAGCGATGGCAGAATGTTTTACAACTTGCTGTTGGAGTATGGTTCTGGTGAGACACTTGCATATAGGATCAAGAAATCGGGCTACAGGGGATTGCCGTTACGTGAGGTAAGATGTTTTGCTAAATCTATTCTTAAAGGATTAAGTTACATTCATGAAGTTGGTATTGGACATCGTGATTTGAAACCTGAAAATATCTTGCTTGTGCCcaaatcaagaaaaacaaataCAGGATTTATTGCGAAAATTTGTGATTTTGGGCTTGCTAGAAGAGTTCAGAAGAGTAAGAAGAGGAAACTAGAGCATTACTTTAATGGCACTCCTATGTATCTGTCGCCTGAAGCCATGAGGGATGGTGTGCAAGGAACCCCTTGTGATATCTGGTCACTTGGATGTGTTGTGCTAGAGATGTTAACTGGAAAGCCTGCATGGGATGAAGGGATGGATGAGGAGAGTGTCATGAACAAGATTGGTAAAGGGGCTGCAGTTCCtaaaaaaccaagaaatttgtGCCAAACTgccaaaagttttctcaactGTTGTCTGAAAAGAATGGTTAAGGGTAGGCTGTCGGCTAAAACATTGTTACGCCATCCATTCGTGAATGGATtgagtgatgatgatgattttgaTTATGATAATGGAGTGCTTGAATAA